From Phenylobacterium immobile (ATCC 35973), a single genomic window includes:
- a CDS encoding Hsp20 family protein, protein MNRSILFDSPYLLGFEHTRSLIERAAKAAAEGYPPYNVEDRGDGSLRITLAVAGFSPAQLDVTVEDRQLTVAGRREPSTAAAGEDAFLHRGIAARGFIRNFVLADGMVVGNATLEHGLLHIDLSRPQPERVVKRIPIQSAR, encoded by the coding sequence ATGAATCGATCGATCCTCTTCGACAGCCCCTATCTCTTGGGCTTCGAACATACCCGCAGCCTGATCGAGCGCGCCGCCAAGGCCGCCGCTGAAGGCTACCCGCCCTACAATGTCGAAGACCGTGGCGACGGATCTCTGCGGATCACCCTGGCCGTGGCCGGCTTCTCGCCGGCGCAGTTGGATGTGACCGTCGAAGATCGACAGCTGACAGTGGCCGGCCGGCGCGAGCCGTCGACCGCGGCGGCGGGCGAGGATGCTTTTCTGCATCGCGGCATCGCCGCGCGCGGGTTCATCCGCAATTTCGTCCTGGCTGACGGCATGGTGGTCGGGAACGCGACCCTGGAGCACGGACTTCTTCACATCGATCTGTCTCGGCCACAGCCGGAACGGGTGGTGAAGCGGATCCCGATCCAGTCCGCGCGCTGA